From Acidimicrobiales bacterium, one genomic window encodes:
- a CDS encoding crotonase/enoyl-CoA hydratase family protein, whose product MAETHDLLVERDGHILILTMNRPERFNALSGAMLIRMYDAYEEASNDPDIRCIVVTGAGGNFCAGADLRAMAGDAKDGDPMDTAARMAEDPDIVYKALFRHYRPTKPIVAAVEGVAIAGGTELLQAMEIRVAGESARFGVSEARWSLYPMGGSAVRLPRQIPYTQAAEILLTGKHLLAPEAKDIGLIGHVVPDGSALEKAMELANVVAENGPLATAAITRTLHECDGMELDDALRHEWEYGQAVFASNDAKEGPKAFAEKRTPKFTGT is encoded by the coding sequence ATGGCTGAAACCCACGATCTTCTCGTCGAGCGCGACGGACACATCCTGATCCTGACCATGAACCGACCCGAGCGTTTCAACGCGCTGTCGGGCGCCATGCTGATCCGCATGTACGACGCGTACGAGGAGGCGTCGAACGACCCCGACATCCGCTGCATCGTCGTGACCGGCGCCGGCGGCAACTTCTGCGCCGGCGCCGACCTGCGGGCGATGGCGGGCGATGCCAAGGACGGTGACCCGATGGACACCGCAGCGCGCATGGCGGAGGACCCCGACATCGTCTACAAAGCGCTGTTCCGCCACTACCGCCCGACGAAGCCGATCGTCGCCGCAGTCGAGGGAGTCGCCATCGCCGGCGGCACCGAACTGCTCCAGGCGATGGAGATCCGCGTCGCCGGCGAGAGCGCCCGGTTCGGCGTGAGCGAAGCTCGCTGGTCGCTCTATCCGATGGGAGGTTCGGCCGTGCGCCTCCCCCGCCAGATCCCCTACACCCAGGCCGCCGAGATCCTGCTGACCGGCAAGCACCTGCTCGCCCCCGAGGCGAAGGACATCGGTCTGATCGGCCATGTCGTCCCCGACGGATCCGCGCTCGAAAAGGCGATGGAACTGGCCAACGTGGTCGCCGAGAACGGCCCGCTCGCGACCGCAGCCATCACCCGCACACTCCACGAGTGCGACGGCATGGAACTCGACGATGCGCTGCGTCACGAATGGGAATACGGCCAGGCCGTCTTCGCCAGCAACGACGCCAAGGAAGGCCCGAAAGCCTTTGCCGAGAAGCGCACCCCGAAGTTCACCGGCACCTGA
- a CDS encoding LLM class flavin-dependent oxidoreductase, protein MEFGLFFNGYLPGPAAHDPESEHLMLMREAEYAIHADKFNWKYTWFGEHHALTEYSHMSAPYPFMGYVAAKTERIHVGSAITSFPTTKEHPVRIAERAAMMDHLSEGRFEFGTGRGAGSHEVATFGGTELSVTKSMWDEVAHEIPRMWEQKDYSYEGEHFSVPKPHNILPKPYGKGHPPMWVACGNPATFAKAGGHGIGAIAFNFEPIHNLKGRVEAYKEAAENVTDQIGQFQNNNVMMTNAVICLEDREEARAMAKRNLRGYRVTMVNLYHDSMPQSPDAIVWPHPTNKFELDDDTLDYAIREGYMLCGNPEEVCEQVQAYEKVGCDQVAFGTPDEGYTHEQTIEMIEVFGKYVIPEFDKDPVHSTTRQREAAERRFPMFNGPVDPIVDMAEPPAFPISI, encoded by the coding sequence ATGGAGTTCGGCCTCTTCTTCAACGGCTACCTGCCGGGCCCGGCAGCGCACGATCCCGAATCCGAGCACCTCATGCTCATGCGTGAGGCGGAGTACGCGATCCACGCCGACAAGTTCAACTGGAAGTACACCTGGTTCGGCGAGCACCACGCCCTGACCGAGTACAGCCACATGTCGGCGCCCTACCCGTTCATGGGCTACGTCGCCGCGAAGACCGAACGCATCCATGTCGGCTCGGCCATCACCTCGTTCCCGACAACGAAGGAACACCCGGTCCGGATCGCCGAGCGCGCCGCGATGATGGATCACCTGTCGGAGGGCCGCTTCGAGTTCGGCACCGGCCGCGGCGCCGGCAGCCACGAGGTCGCCACCTTCGGCGGCACGGAGCTCTCCGTCACCAAGTCGATGTGGGACGAGGTCGCCCACGAGATCCCCCGCATGTGGGAACAGAAGGACTACTCCTACGAGGGCGAGCACTTCTCGGTGCCGAAGCCCCACAACATCCTCCCGAAGCCCTACGGCAAGGGCCACCCCCCGATGTGGGTCGCCTGCGGCAACCCCGCCACCTTCGCGAAGGCCGGCGGCCACGGCATCGGGGCGATCGCGTTCAACTTCGAGCCGATCCACAATCTCAAGGGCCGTGTCGAGGCCTACAAGGAAGCGGCCGAGAACGTCACCGACCAGATCGGGCAGTTCCAGAACAACAACGTCATGATGACCAACGCGGTCATCTGCCTCGAGGACCGCGAAGAGGCCCGGGCCATGGCGAAGCGCAACCTGCGCGGCTATCGCGTCACCATGGTGAACCTCTACCACGACTCGATGCCCCAGAGCCCCGACGCCATCGTCTGGCCGCACCCCACCAACAAGTTCGAGCTCGACGACGACACCCTCGACTACGCGATCCGCGAGGGCTACATGCTCTGCGGCAACCCCGAGGAGGTCTGCGAGCAGGTGCAGGCCTACGAGAAGGTCGGTTGTGACCAGGTCGCGTTCGGCACGCCCGACGAGGGCTACACCCATGAGCAGACCATCGAGATGATCGAGGTCTTCGGCAAGTACGTGATCCCCGAGTTCGACAAGGACCCCGTCCACTCGACGACCCGTCAGCGCGAGGCGGCCGAGCGGCGATTCCCGATGTTCAACGGCCCGGTCGATCCGATCGTCGACATGGCCGAGCCGCCGGCGTTCCCGATCTCGATCTGA
- a CDS encoding LLM class F420-dependent oxidoreductase translates to MVKVGIQIQPQGTSVAEMRTAWQAADRMGADSIWIWDHFYPLFGDPDATHFEAWTLLSTMAADTSNAMLGTLVTGNSYRNPELLADMARTLDHVSEGRMYLAVGAGWFERDYTEYGYEFGTVGSRLRQLETDLGRMKDRLGKLNPPPVGSLPILIGGSGEKVTLRLVAEHAQAWNTFGPPENLERLNGVLDDWCAKVGRDPSEIERTVAVQGDDVHDIGRYVDAGADHVIVMMSSPFDLAPLQSLIDQRDA, encoded by the coding sequence ATGGTCAAGGTCGGAATCCAGATCCAACCCCAGGGCACGTCGGTCGCCGAGATGCGCACGGCGTGGCAGGCAGCCGACCGGATGGGCGCCGACTCCATCTGGATCTGGGACCACTTCTACCCGCTCTTCGGCGACCCCGACGCCACACACTTCGAGGCGTGGACGCTGCTGTCCACGATGGCCGCCGACACCTCCAACGCGATGCTCGGCACGCTCGTCACGGGCAACAGCTACCGCAATCCCGAACTCCTGGCCGACATGGCCCGCACGCTCGACCATGTGAGCGAGGGACGGATGTACCTGGCCGTCGGCGCCGGATGGTTCGAACGCGACTACACGGAATACGGCTATGAGTTCGGCACGGTGGGCTCGCGCCTGCGCCAGCTCGAGACGGATCTCGGTCGCATGAAGGACCGGCTCGGCAAGCTCAATCCGCCGCCCGTCGGGTCGCTGCCGATCCTGATCGGCGGATCCGGCGAGAAGGTCACTCTGCGACTCGTCGCCGAGCACGCCCAGGCCTGGAACACCTTCGGGCCGCCCGAGAACCTGGAGCGGCTCAACGGTGTGCTCGACGATTGGTGTGCCAAGGTCGGGCGCGACCCGTCCGAGATCGAACGCACGGTCGCCGTCCAGGGCGACGACGTGCACGACATCGGCCGCTACGTCGACGCCGGCGCGGATCACGTCATCGTGATGATGTCGTCGCCCTTCGACCTCGCCCCGCTCCAGTCCCTGATCGACCAGCGAGACGCCTGA